A genomic segment from Triticum dicoccoides isolate Atlit2015 ecotype Zavitan chromosome 1A, WEW_v2.0, whole genome shotgun sequence encodes:
- the LOC119366404 gene encoding probable E3 ubiquitin-protein ligase RHG1A, with protein MAGHHYHNSQISRMDRTNQPRNEPPPFGQKLFMHPRGDAPNGAGPSGYGVTTVRSNELPSSSYAGQSYGQQMGAPGTLHASHAGYPPAGSSSSSYAPYNTQHVPSLSYPNRSEDSFIPGVHVDDRRVAPKRRNPITHPVDGVSAGGYYPGSSSNNQFSGYVPLNPVPTRETCPPQISSNMGSSHWNDHQFLNHEGSQRNVRGRHDHSSIHSEYNSSTACPSSSVHVPPYHPNANAPFGSAPVQRERAPLSLPPRIVPPGTDGSTGIAFRERPFYPAPQSTNISAPVPTLPGSSDVAPFAHIGYTPRPVHHNAGHNYPPPAFTTSSNSGAVRCEPANPRYQPSMTSYPPATAAASSSVQPLHAEAAASFRQPRHVSVGHGGSTRSRRMRDSYHCFHPLMIEENNLGRSAAERFMMLDQLVIHESREALDPHWDMRLDIDDMSYEELLALEERIGNVNTGLADEKISGCVMELACRNSARTQNDQDKERCIICLEEYKHKDSLGKLKCGHDFHAGCIKKWLEVKNACPVCKADAANETT; from the exons ATGGCTGGGCATCATTATCACAATTCCCAGATTTCAAGAATGGATCGTACGAACCAGCCACGTAATGAACCTCCGCCTTTTG GTCAAAAGTTATTTATGCATCCTAGAGGTGATGCACCTAATGGAGCGGGACCATCAGGTTATGGGGTTACAACTGTGAGATCTAATGAACTTCCATCCTCAAGCTACGCCGGTCAGTCTTATGGTCAGCAGATGGGAGCCCCTGGAACCTTGCATGCTTCCCATGCTGGTTATCCTCCTGCTGGAAGCTCTAGTAGCAGCTATGCACCATACAATACTCAACACGTGCCTTCTTTAAGCTATCCGAATAGATCGGAGGATAGTTTTATTCCTGGAGTCCATGTGGATGACAGAAGGGTTGCACCGAAGCGGAGAAATCCCATCACTCATCCTGTGGATGGTGTAAGTGCTGGAGGCTATTATCCTGGCAGTTCTTCCAATAATCAGTTCTCTGGTTACGTGCCCCTGAATCCTGTTCCTACTCGTGAAACTTGCCCTCCACAAATAAGTTCAAACATGGGTTCCAGCCACTGGAACGATCATCAGTTTCTTAATCATGAAGGATCTCAGAGGAATGTGAGGGGACGCCATGATCATAGTTCTATCCATTCGGAATATAATTCATCTACAGCTTGCCCATCAAGCAGTGTTCATGTGCCACCATACcatccaaatgcaaatgctccttttgGAAGTGCACCAGTACAGCGGGAAAGAGCTCCTTTATCTCTACCTCCCAGAATTGTTCCTCCAG GGACAGATGGAAGCACTGGCATAGCATTCAGAGAGAGGCCATTCTATCCTGCTCCACAGAGCACCAACATAAGTGCTCCTGTGCCAACACTTCCTGGTTCTTCTGACGTTGCACCATTTGCTCACATTGGATACACTCCTAGACCAGTTCATCACAACGCTGGCCACAATTATCCACCGCCAGCTTTTACAACTTCTTCCAACTCTGGAGCAGTTCGGTGTGAGCCTGCTAACCCTCGCTATCAACCTTCCATGACCAGCTATCCTCCTGCTACTGCTGCAGCATCATCAAGTGTCCAGCCATTACATGCCGAAGCTGCTGCATCTTTTAGACAGCCTAGGCACGTCTCTGTAGGGCATGGTGGTAGTACAAGGAGTAGAAGGATGAGGGATTCCTATCATTGTTTTCATCCTTTGATGATTGAGGAGAATAACCTAGGAAGATCGGCAGCTGAG CGTTTTATGATGCTGGACCAGTTGGTCATCCATGAGTCTAGAGAAGCATTAGATCCTCACTGGGACATGAGACTGGACATTGATGACATGAGCTATGAG GAGCTCCTGGCGTTGGAAGAACGAATTGGCAATGTAAACACTGGCCTGGCTGACGAAAAAATCTCAGGCTGCGTGATGGAGCTAGCCTGTCGTAATTCTGCCCGTACACAGAATGATCAAGACAAGGAAAGATGCATAATTTGCCTG GAGGAATACAAGCACAAGGACTCCCTTGGGAAGCTGAAATGTGGGCATGACTTCCATGCGGGCTGCATCAAGAAGTGGCTGGAGGTGAAGAACGCCTGCCCGGTTTGTAAAGCCGACGCCGCAAATGAAACCACCTGA